One Prunus dulcis chromosome 7, ALMONDv2, whole genome shotgun sequence DNA segment encodes these proteins:
- the LOC117634344 gene encoding uncharacterized protein LOC117634344 isoform X1, with product MISSLPKRSAKSPMARTIRDKPGLHHDLLTRFVISRRPLQTVAYEELRPSTYTKAYNSTAFVLHGFLGSARTWRSFSRTLLSNLSSPSGWRMVLVDLRNRGRSAEIGEQLWVLDSLPGEVNLKNRNKEVERVLHTLQSLPSSVPSRNRWKALLARGRKWITKLLRILLPELQILMHDDVL from the exons ATGATCTCCTCTTTGCCCAAACGTAGCGCCAAATCCCCCATGGCGCGAACCATCAGAGACAAACCGGGTCTCCACCACGACCTCCTGACCCGATTCGTTATCTCACGGCGGCCATTGCAAACAGTAGCATACGAAGAGCTCCGGCCCTCCACCTATACAAAAGCCTACAACTCCACCGCTTTTGTCCTCCATGGCTTCCTGGGCTCCGCCAGAACCTGGAGATCTTTCTCTCGCACCCTCCTCTCCAATCTCTCCAGCCCATCTG GTTGGAGAATGGTGCTTGTGGATTTGAGGAACCGTGGGAGGTCAGCTGAGATCGGAG AACAGCTCTGGGTATTGGATTCCCTTCCAGGAGAAGTGAACcttaaaaacagaaataagGAAGTTGAGAGAGTTTTGCACACATTGCAGAGTCTACCTTCATCAGTTCCATCACGAAA CAGGTGGAAGGCCTTACTAGCACGAGGCAGGAAATGGATAACAAAGTTGCTGAGGATCCTTCTTCCGGAACTACAAATCCTGATGCATGACGATGTTCTCTGA
- the LOC117634344 gene encoding uncharacterized protein LOC117634344 isoform X2: MISSLPKRSAKSPMARTIRDKPGLHHDLLTRFVISRRPLQTVAYEELRPSTYTKAYNSTAFVLHGFLGSARTCWRMVLVDLRNRGRSAEIGEQLWVLDSLPGEVNLKNRNKEVERVLHTLQSLPSSVPSRNRWKALLARGRKWITKLLRILLPELQILMHDDVL; encoded by the exons ATGATCTCCTCTTTGCCCAAACGTAGCGCCAAATCCCCCATGGCGCGAACCATCAGAGACAAACCGGGTCTCCACCACGACCTCCTGACCCGATTCGTTATCTCACGGCGGCCATTGCAAACAGTAGCATACGAAGAGCTCCGGCCCTCCACCTATACAAAAGCCTACAACTCCACCGCTTTTGTCCTCCATGGCTTCCTGGGCTCCGCCAGAACCT GTTGGAGAATGGTGCTTGTGGATTTGAGGAACCGTGGGAGGTCAGCTGAGATCGGAG AACAGCTCTGGGTATTGGATTCCCTTCCAGGAGAAGTGAACcttaaaaacagaaataagGAAGTTGAGAGAGTTTTGCACACATTGCAGAGTCTACCTTCATCAGTTCCATCACGAAA CAGGTGGAAGGCCTTACTAGCACGAGGCAGGAAATGGATAACAAAGTTGCTGAGGATCCTTCTTCCGGAACTACAAATCCTGATGCATGACGATGTTCTCTGA
- the LOC117635310 gene encoding zinc finger BED domain-containing protein RICESLEEPER 1-like, protein MDTFDGVSESAEGGVGVGEVRNNVVDSDPSNNNNAVVTQIGKRRRKLTSAVWTQFEILPIDENNEQRAKCMKCGQKYLCDSRYGTGNLKRHIESCVKTDTRDLGQLLLSKSDGAILTRSSKFDPMKFRELLVMAIIMHDLPFQFVEYAGIRQLFNYVCADIKLVSRNTAKADVLSLYNREKSKLKEILGSVPGRKRILNFSFMPPPHTGVALCEKIYRLLTDWGVEKKLFSMTLDNASSNDTFVELLKGQLNLKDALLMNGKFFHIRCCAHILNLIVQDGLKHIDDSVGKIRESIKYVRGSQGRKQKFLNCAAQVSLECKRGLRQDVPTRWNSTFLMIDSALYYQRAFLHLQLSDSNYKHSLSQDEWVKLEKLSKFLKVFYDVTCLFSGTKYPTANLYFPQVFVVEDTLRKAKVDSDSFMKSMATQMMEKFDKYWKEYSLILAIAVILDPRYKIQFVEFCYKRLYGYNSEEMTKVRDMLFSLFDLYFRIYSSYESVSGTSSASNGARSHVDDMVSKECLDVMKEFDNFESEEFTTSAQKTQLQLYLDEPKIDRKTKLNVLDFWKVNQFRYPELSILARDLLSIPISTVASESAFSVGGRVLDQYRSALKPENVEALVCTRDWIFGEENCTLAPNLEELTEDISKMEINATNSAGGSNTVTVGGQS, encoded by the exons ATGGATACTTTTGACGGTGTATCCGAAAGTGCTGAAGGTGGAGTTGGAGTTGGAGAAGTTAGAAACAATGTGGTTGATTCAGATCCatcaaacaacaacaatgcaGTGGTAACTCAGATTGGTAAGCGGCGTAGAAAACTCACATCAGCGGTATGGACTCAATTTGAAATTCTTCCTATAGATGAAAATAATGAGCAAAGAGCAAAGTGTATGAAATGTGGTCAAAAATATTTGTGTGATAGTAGATATGGTACTGGGAATTTGAAGCGTCATATTGAATCTTGTGTGAAAACTGATACTCGTGATTTAGGCCAGTTATTATTATCTAAATCTGATGGGGCTATCTTAACAAGGTCTTCCAAGTTCGATCCTATGAAGTTTCGTGAATTATTAGTGATGGCAATTATCATGCATGACCTACCCTTTCAGTTTGTTGAGTATGCTGGAATTAGGCAACTGTTTAATTATGTTTGTGCTGATATTAAATTGGTATCTCGTAATACTGCAAAGGCTGATGTGTTGAGTCTTTATAATAGAGAAAAATCTAAGCTTAAGGAAATTTTGGGTTCAGTTCCTGGAAGA AAAAGAATAttgaattttagttttatgCCTCCTCCTCATACTGGTGTTGCATTGTGTGAGAAAATCTATAGGTTGTTGACTGATTGGGGGGTGGAAAAGAAACTTTTTTCAATGACTTTAGACAATGCATCTTCAAATGATACTTTTGTTGAGTTGTTGAAGGGGCAACTTAATTTAAAGGATGCATTATTAATGAATGGAAAGTTTTTTCATATTCGATGTTGTGCTCACATTCTTAACTTAATAGTGCAAGATGGGTTGAAACACATTGATGATTCTGTGGGGAAAATTAGGGAAAGCATTAAGTATGTTAGAGGTTCACAAGGGAGGAAACAGAAATTCCTAAATTGTGCTGCACAAGTTTCTTTAGAATGTAAAAGGGGATTGCGTCAAGATGTACCTACTAGATGGAACTCCACGTTTCTTATGATTGACAGTGCACTTTATTATCAACGTGCGTTTCTGCATTTACAATTGAGTGATTCTAATTACAAACATTCTCTTTCTCAAGATGAGTGGGTAAAATTGGAAAAACTTAGCAAGTTTCTTAAGGTGTTTTATGATGTGACTTGTTTGTTTTCTGGAACTAAATACCCAACAGCAAATCTGTATTTTCCTCAAGTTTTTGTGGTGGAAGATACTTTGAGAAAGGCAAAGGTTGATTCAGATAGTTTCATGAAATCTATGGCAACTCAAATGATGGAAAAGTTCGATAAGTATTGGAAAGAGTATAGTTTGATCCTTGCAATTGCTGTAATATTGGATCCTAGatacaaaattcaatttgtagaattttgttataaaaggTTGTATGgttacaactccgaagaaATGACTAAAGTTCGTGATATgttgttttctctctttgatttatattttcgGATATATTCTTCTTATGAATCTGTTTCTGGTACTTCAAGTGCCTCAAATGGTGCTCGTTCTCATGTTGATGACATGGTTTCTAAAGAATGCTTGGATGTTATGAAG gaaTTTGATAACTTTGAAAGTGAAGAGTTTACCACTTCTGCCCAAAAGACTCAGTTACAATTGTATTTGGATGAGCCCAAAATTGATAGGAAGACAAAGTTGAATGTTCTTGATTTCTGGAAAGTGAACCAATTTCGATATCCTGAACTATCAATTTTGGCACGTGATTTATTGTCTATTCCAATATCCACAGTTGCATCTGAGTCAGCATTTAGTGTTGGTGGTAGAGTGCTTGATCAGTATCGTAGTGCTCTTAAGCCTGAAAATGTTGAGGCACTAGTTTGTACGCGTGATTGGATATTTGGCGAAG AAAATTGTACTTTAGCACCCAACCTAGAAGAATTGACTGAGGATATTAGCAAGATGGAAATAAATGCTACAAATTCTGCAGGGGGCTCTAATACAGTCACTGTCGGTGGACAGAGTTGA